Within the Butyrivibrio sp. AE3004 genome, the region CAAAAGTGATGCCGCATTTGTCTTATATTTTCTCTCATAATTATTCTCACAGCAAAGGCATACGACAAAAGCTGCAAGAAGGGCCAGTACACATCCTGTCATAAGCACATTATGATCAGAGCTTGGAAGGTGCAAAAACTCCAATACATACTTGAATTTAGGGATTCTGAAGCCCTCGATAAGGTCTGATCTGACATCCAGATTAACCACGAAAAATCTCTTTATTATCTGAACAAACTGTGTCACGCTCTCGCCTCTGAACATGATCCATGACACACACAAAAACTCAAAGGTCACAAACCAGCTGACAGCTTTTATTATGCCTTTGAAAACAAATCCCAGAGGAAGCTTTCCAGCTGCCTCGACAGTTTTTACATATGCTCCGTGAGTCAGCTTGTTGATGCACTGCACGATTCCGTGAGAAATACCCCACAAAATAAAAGTCCAGTTTGCACCGTGCCATATTCCGCTCACCAGGAATACGATGAGAGTGTTTATGTAGGTCCTTACCTTGCCTTTTCTGTTGCCACCCAAAGGTATATAAACATAGGTCGTAAGGAATCTTGTCAGTGTAAGATGCCATCTCTTCCAGAATTCAGCTATTGATATAGCCTTAAAGGGCGAGTTGAAATTCATCGGAATATCGAAATTAAACATCGCACCCAGTCCAGTTGCCATATCGCTGTAACCGCTGAAATCAAAATAGAGCTGGAAGGCATAGGATGTCATAACAATGAAAATCTCAGGAATTGTCAGTGCGCCTTCACCCGCAGGTATAAGCGCAGCCTGAGCATAACCGTAATCCACAGCTTTTCCGAACATATCCGCAATAAGCATCTTTTTTCCAAGACCTCTGGTAAACATCATGATACCGCGGCTTAAATTATCAAAGTTTATGCTGTGTTTCTTCTTGTCTCTAAACTGAGGAATAAGCTCTGAGTGAAGTACGATCGGGCCTGCCACAAGCTGGGGAAAATACGATACAAACAGCGCATATTCAAGGAATGAGTAATCTCCCGTTTCTCCTCTGTATGCGTCAACCACAAAGGAAATCTGCTGGAATGTAAAAAAGCTTATTCCAAGAGGAAGAACAATATGCTTTAAATTGAAATCCGTCTTAAATACGGTGTTAACATTCTGTATGAAAAAATCGTAATACTTAAAGTAAAAAATCAGTCCAACGTTAAAAATGATTCCAAGTATTAAAATTGCTTTTTTCCTGCCATCTCCTGCGTTCTCCCCTGTCTTTTGCATTGCTTTTGACAAGGTGAAATTGACCGCAATACTGCTGCAGATTATCAAAAGGTAATAGGGGTTAAAGTACCCGTAGAACCATAATGACATGGCAAGAAGCGAAAAGAGCGCCGTCTTCTGCCTTCCAACTTTATGAAACATAAAGTACATAATAAGCGAAAGCGGCAAAAAGCACAGTATGAAAATATATGAATTAAATTGCATTCGCCGGCTCCTAAATCAGTTCTTCAAAAAATTGGCGCCACATCTCGTTGACATGGTCGGGATTATATTTCTCCCTGACATCAAGCGCTGATCCTCCAAGCTTTCTCGCAAAGCCGGGATCATCAATCAGCCTCTCAAGGGCATGGGCAATACTTGTAGCCATAGTAACATCTGAATCCATCGGTATAAGAATTCCGTTCTCATCATTGGTTATAAGGTCATTTGGACCACCACAGGGGCAATCCGTGGAAATGCAGGCAAGTCCCAGTGACATAGCCTCAATAAGGGCATTTGGCATCCCCTCTGTTCTGGAGGTCAATACAAAAATCTCGGCATCACTTATCCTATCCGCTATCTTATCGACACTCCCCATGAAAGTAACCTTACCATCGGCACCTTGTCCTGTTTCATCAAGCATATCCAGACTTCCGCAGAGCTTCACCAGCGCCTTTTTTGTAGGTCCCTCTCCATAAATCATAAGTCTGTATTCCGGATGCTTTTTTATCACACCTGAAAAGGCATTTATAAGAATCTTCTGATTCTTGTTCTCATCAAGTCTTCCAACAGAAACTATTACCTTTTTTCTCTCTCCAAAGGGCACAACCTCATGATCTATAAATTCTTCGTTTACCGCATTTGGCAAAACCCGGCATTTTTCTCTTATTGCATCGTTAAAAAAGTCCATCGCACCGTTTGTCTGGACCACAACACCTGCTGCCTTTCTAAACAGAATCTTCATCGATGTCTTAAGACCAAAGGTCGGATATTCCTCAGAGGGGGTTGCCCTTACGGAAACCACAACAGGTATATCAAGCCCTGATGCTGACTGAATTGCCATCACATTGTTTTTTCCAAGGAATGAAAGAATAAGGTCTGGCTTTATCCTCTCCCATATTCCTGTGAGCTTATCTATTCTTCTTCCGAAATTCTGGAATCTGTTACCCTTTTCATATGGCATTAGTGCTGAAAAAACACGGTTTATTCCTACTGCTTTTCCGGCTTTTAAGTTTACAAAGCGCTCCTGCTCATCGGGATTAAGCACCTTAGTAACATCCTTGCCCTCAGGCCCTTTAACCACCTTCCAGGTAGCGTCCGGCAGCTGATACTCATCATCCGACAGATAGGTCGTAACAAGCGTGACTTTATATCCTATGCTGAAAAAATACTCAGCAAGGTTACACATAACACGCTCAGCTCCGCCTTTATTAAGGGAGCCTATGTACATTGCTATATGTTTTTTCTTAAGACTCGCTTTGTCAGTCATAAAAACCTCATACGTTTACTTCATGTATTTCTCATACCATTGCTGGAAATTGAAGAAACTCCAGGACAGTTTTGAGAAATTCGCTCCTGTTGCGGGACCTCCATCACCCTTTTCAAGATAGTTCCTTATAAAGTGTGAGGTATACTCCGCATTGAAAACTTCCTGTCTCTTAAGGAAGTTCACATCACTGTAGTCAATCAGTTTGTCACGAAGAGGCCCCCTAAGCCATGCGTCCATGGGAACACCGAAGCCCTTCTTCGGTCTGTCAAGCAGCTCTCTTGGTATGTAATCATATGCAATATCCTTAAGGATATGCTTCTTATCGCCGTTCATAAATTTGTATTTATGCGGTATGGAGAAGCTGTACTCCATAACCTCTGTATCCATGATAGGACATCTGCACTCAAGCGAATACTTCATGGATGCCCTGTCCATTTTAACAAGAATATCCCCCGGAAGATAAGTGTCCATATCAAGAAGCATTCGCCTTATCTGCCAGTCAGAAACTCCGTAAGAGGATTCAATCGGATATTTGCATGGGTAAAGTCCGCTTTTGCCAAAATCGCCATTCAAATAACGGTCTATTGAAATTCTCTCATCCATCTCCTCTTTGCCTGTGATAAACGCATGAGCAGACAAAATATAGCTGGGTGATGAAAACTGGGTTTTCGTCTCAGGATTCCTGTTATCAGCAACCACCTGAACTCTGAAGGGCATCTTCTTAAGAAGTTTTTCACTTCCAAAGTGAAACTGTCCCACTCCGTTTACTATAGCCCCGGGGATATCAAGTTTTTGTGCCTGAGCTACATTCTCATAAATATTATATCCGCAGAAAAACTCATCTCCGCCGTCTCCCGACAGAGCAACCGTAACCTTCTGCCTTGCAAGCTTGCAGACAAGCATTGTGGGTATCTCTGACTCATCCGCAAAAGGCTCATCATAATAAGCAGGAATGCTCTCAACAAGATCAAGCATTTCCGATTCATCAATATAAAGCTCTGTGTGATCGGTTCCCAGATGGTCTGCTACTTTCCTTGCAAACTCCGCCTCATTATACTCCGGAACGTTAAATCCGATGCTGAAGGTCTTTACCGGTTCCTTGCTGTTTTCCTGTGCAAGAGCGGTTATAAGTGATGAATCATAGCCTCCGGATAAAAATGCACCAAGAGGCACATCCGCTATCATCCTGTCTGCAACGGATTTCTGAAGACGCTTTTTAAGACCGGACTTTGCTTCCTCGTAAGACTCCACCTGATTTGCGGCATTTTTCTTATAAGCGGTCTTTATGTCCCAGTACTTATACTTTGTGGTATTTCCGTTGTTGAAAATAATCATTTGCCCCGGTTCAACCTGATATACATTCTCAAAAATACTCTCCGGAGCATTTATATACTGCTGATAAAGATATCTCGGAATGATAGCCTTTCTGATTTCGGGCTTAAAGCCGGGACACTTCATTATTGGTTTAAGTTCAGATCCAAACACCAGATTGACGTTATCGAGCCAGTAATAAAGCGGCTTTTTTCCTATTCTGTCACGAACAAGATAAACATCCTGTGTTTCTCTGTCATAAAGGGCTATTGCAAACATACCGTGAATGTGGTCTGCAAATTTGGCGCCCCACTTAAGATATCCCGCAAGAATAACCTCTGTATCACAGGTAGATTTAAAGGGATAACCTTTCAGTTCTTCTTTAAGTTCAAGAAAGTTATATATCTCTCCGTTAAAAACGACAGAAATCCTGCCATCTTCCGTAGACATGGGCTGATGCCCAAGGGGCGAAAGATCCAGGATTGAAAGTCGTCTCTGTGCAAATCCTATCACGTATCCGTCTTTACCGGGATAAAGCTCAACACCATTATCATCAGGCCCCCTGTGAATCATGGTGTCATTCATGGCTGTAAGCTCATCCTCAGTTATTCTGTTTCTGGATATATATCCGCAAATTCCGCACATAGGCTGCTCCTTTTCCGGTTAGTATTGTATTAAGCGTCATTTTGAAGGAGAAAGGCTTCTTGATAATGTATGATGTTATGGACAAAATTTAGTTTTACCATTGCCATCATCGAATCGGAATGACCTCCTCAAGGAATTCCTTCCACTGCTCATACACAGTCTCGGAGTTTGCTATATCATACACCTTGGCTGCTTCAATGCCAAAGCGTTTTGCCATTTCCTTATCTTCAATCAGACGGCAGATTCTGTCCGCAAGAGCATCTGCATCTCCCACCGGCACAAGAAATCCGTTTTCGCCGTCCCTGATAACAGTTCTTGGTCCTCCGGGAGGACAATCAGTAGAAACAACAGGCATTCCCATAGCCATTGCTTCAAGCAGAGAGTTGGGAAATCCCTCGTAATCAGAGCTGTAGGCATATACCTCACCCTTTGGTATTTCCGCATCTATATGACTGCAGGGGCCCATCAAAAAGATGAATTCCTCCGCATTATTATCCGCTATCTTCTTTTCAAGCTTCTCCTTAGTTCCGTCCTCTGAGCCGCCACCGTAGATTCTAAGCACATAATCAGGATGTCTCTCATGAACCTTTAAAAAGGCATCACACAGCATCAGCTGGTTTTTAAAATCCACAAGCCTCGCATGATGGACCACTGCCTTATCCGGAGTCAAAGGATGAGCTACTCCGTGGTATTTTGCATTTATGGGGTTAAGTATTACCCTTGAATTATCCTGCAAATAAGGCTTAAAGAAAGCTTTTTGCTCATCTGTCTGGAAAACACAGCCTGCTGCCCTTGGGAAGAGCCACTTTATCTGTATCTTGTCGGAAAATGCGTCATAATTTCCCACAGGATTTATGCGAACGGATATCACCGTAGGTGTGTTTGTCTTTTTGCTTGCCATAAGAGCTCTGTAATTGGCTCTGTGGGCAAAGGCCACGAGAACATCGGGTCTGAACTCGTCAAGGAATTCTTCGAGGTACTTTACCCTTAACAGGAACTTCTGAACTCGTCCCTTTTTCTCATCGCCCTCTCTAAGCCCCACATGTATTCTTCTTATTCTGGCATCGAGTGTGAATTCATTTTCATCAAACCACTCTGTTGCTATATATACTTTATACCCCGACCTGGCAAACTGATTTGCAAGGTTACTTACAACTCTCTCAGCTCCGCCCTGTCCAAGGCTGTTCAAATGAAATGCAATTTTCTTCATAGTTATATCATTTTATCGCACAACCGGGTTGTTATCAAACCTTATCAAGAATTCTGTGCAGGTCCTCCGCATATTTCTTGGGGTCATAGGACAAAGCTCTCTCATAGGCCTTTGTGCCATAGCTCTTCATTTTTTCTTCATCAGAGATCATCCTTAAAATTCCCTCCGCAAGAAGCTTATCACCTTCAGTGATATTTGAGGCATTAAGATCCGTGCGTGCATCCATATCGGGAACAATGATTCCAAACTCTCCCTCTATTATCTTACCGGTGGATGAGCCGTCAGGTCTCTTTGCAATCAGCTCCTTATATTCCTTCTCATTTAGAAGAATTTCCCTGGGCCCCGTCTTGCAGTCTGCTGCCACACAGGGTTTCCCCAGAGCCATAGCCTCAAGGATCGCATTCGGAAATCCTTCATGGTTTGAGCTTAAAACATACAGGTCTGCCGAATCAACAAACGGGAAAGGATTCTTCTGTAGTCCGGGGAAAAATACCTTTTTCCCGACTCCAAGGTCATCAGCAAGCTTTTTAAGCCCGCTAAAATCACCCGTCCCGACAATCATAAGTCTGGCCTTAGGATACTGCCTTGCAACTATTGAAAAGGCTTTTATCAGATGCCAGAATCCCTTTATATAATCCTGTCTGCCAACCGAAATCATGGTAAACGCGTCGTCACTTAAATTATCAGCAACCTTTCCGCCACCAAAGATATCCTCTGCAGCCAAAAAGTTTTTCTTTTCCTTTGCTTTTTCACGAATCATGGCAACATCAAGAGGATTGTAAATATAACTGCTCTTTTCATAATTGTAATCGCGAAGAAGCTCTCTCATGATTTCCTTCGAGCAGGAGAGCACCTGATCCGCTTTCTTACAAAAAAGTCTGACCTCTTTCTTATTCTCCATATCCGTTGAGCATCTAAGTCCCGTCAGAACCTTTGCCCTGTTGCCATATTGCGACAGAACATTTACATAGTTTGCGCTTGAGCCAAAGCTGTAGGAAATGTCTATGTTATGGCTTTTCTTATAACTACTGACCTTCCTTACTCTTCTAAGAACATTTATCACCTTACCTGCTTTTCCGAATTTCCTGGTTGCAGGCACATTGATATTCACAACATCAAGTCCTGTGACATCGTAGTTAATATCCTTATCTGAAAAGATCAGGATTGTTACCCTATAATATTTTTGCATTAACCTTGCCGTAGCAACACAGACTCTCTCGAACCCGCCCTGATGCAGCATAGGTACCATTAGTAAAAGACGCTTCATTCAAATTTCCCTGTAAGATAAAACTGTTGCATAATCTGTGCCTGAGTACGCACATCAAAACCTGCATCCTTTATCATCTCATTGATGCGCTCAGAGGAAGCCTCTCTGTCACCGATAGGAAGAAGCTCCTCATCCTCTGCAGTGCTCTCTTCATAATCACGGAGCATCAGATCATTGAGGATTTTTCTCGCCCATACCGCAGGAAATTCCTCTATACTCATCCTGCTGACAAGAGGTGTGATATCAACCTCCGGCGTTATACTGTCTGAAATAAGGCACTGAAGTCCCGCAGACTGCGCTTCAACCACAGTTCCCGGAAGCCCTTCATACCTTGACGGAAACAGGAAATAATCCATAGCCTGATAATACTCATTTGCATTGGATTTATTGCCGCAAAAGATAACGTGCTTCTCAATATGAAGATCAACCGCAAGCTGCTTCATCGTATCCATAAGAGATCCCTCTCCCAGCATAAGAAGACGTATTCTCATCCCGTGAAGCATATTGAAGGAATTTGAGTCATCATGATTCAGAATTCTTAAAAACTCCGCAAAAACCTTAAGCAGATATTCATGATTTTTAGCATAATGAAATCTTCCCACATGCCCTATGACAATTGCGTTTGATAATCCAAGCTCCTGCCTTATTCTGTTTCTGATCTCCGGATTGTATGTAAATCTTCTAAGATCTATGGCATTGGGAATTATTCTGACCTGTCCTTCATCTGTCATCGTATCTCCGAAAACAGATCTTGCAGCATTCTCAGTACATGCAAACCTAAGATCGCAGGTCTCTGTCTTTGCCAAAGGACTTCTGATTATTCTGGTCACAACACCCTTAATTCCGGGATCAACTCCGGCGCTCCTTGCGTGAGCAATAGTCGTTCCTATTCCGCAGGTCTTGGCTATAGGAAGATAAATTGAAGCGGTACTTGTCATATGTCCCTGCACCATCTTCCACTCGCCTCTGTGCTGCATAAAAAACATGCGGATGGCATTTCTGTAATCCCTGGCATTTGTTCCGTGAAATCTCGGTATAGCATAAATATTTCCGCCAAGTTTTTTTACGGTAGCATCAAAATAATCCGGTTCCCTGACCGCCATAAGTTCATCGGATGTAGGGCATTTTTTACCTGTAGCCTCCGGATTTGCATGCACCAAAAAATCGAACTGCACACGTTCTCTGTCAATATGTCTGTACAGATCCATGATGCGGCTCTCAGCTCCTCCAAGTCCAAGTGTTCCAAAAACATGCAATATTCTAATCGGTTTAGCCATTGTTACCACCTTTTATGCACGGCGATATATTTAAAGCGTGCCATCAGATATTCTTTGATTCCCTGAAGCTCTGATGCTTCCACAGGCTCCTTCATAAGCCAGTCATCCCAGCTCACTACCTTGCCCGATTCGAATACCTTCTCGTAATACGCAAAATCATCCCCATTTAATGTGTTCGTATGAATAACGAAAGTCGTATAACCCTCACTCTCATCCTTCAGCACCTGATCTTTTCTGAAGGATATAGGATAAAAAGTAAGATCAAACCTTCTGTAAGCCTGTTTGCCAAAGCCGTCCGTCACTCTCCTGAAGCCGTTCTCCGCAAGGGCCTTCAAGGTATTTTTGTCATAGCTGTGACTTGGTGCCATAAAAAAGTCTGTTGCTATGCCGTGACTTCCAAGTATCTCTTTACCCTCAGCTATCATTCTGCTCTGTTTTCCCGGATCGATCCCCGCAAATTCAGACTGCTTGTTGAGCGGAAGAAGGCCTCCCTTCTTCGTCGTGTAAACAT harbors:
- a CDS encoding MBOAT family O-acyltransferase, whose amino-acid sequence is MQFNSYIFILCFLPLSLIMYFMFHKVGRQKTALFSLLAMSLWFYGYFNPYYLLIICSSIAVNFTLSKAMQKTGENAGDGRKKAILILGIIFNVGLIFYFKYYDFFIQNVNTVFKTDFNLKHIVLPLGISFFTFQQISFVVDAYRGETGDYSFLEYALFVSYFPQLVAGPIVLHSELIPQFRDKKKHSINFDNLSRGIMMFTRGLGKKMLIADMFGKAVDYGYAQAALIPAGEGALTIPEIFIVMTSYAFQLYFDFSGYSDMATGLGAMFNFDIPMNFNSPFKAISIAEFWKRWHLTLTRFLTTYVYIPLGGNRKGKVRTYINTLIVFLVSGIWHGANWTFILWGISHGIVQCINKLTHGAYVKTVEAAGKLPLGFVFKGIIKAVSWFVTFEFLCVSWIMFRGESVTQFVQIIKRFFVVNLDVRSDLIEGFRIPKFKYVLEFLHLPSSDHNVLMTGCVLALLAAFVVCLCCENNYERKYKTNAASLLFTWVILVACIVSMSSISTFLYFNF
- a CDS encoding glycosyltransferase; amino-acid sequence: MTDKASLKKKHIAMYIGSLNKGGAERVMCNLAEYFFSIGYKVTLVTTYLSDDEYQLPDATWKVVKGPEGKDVTKVLNPDEQERFVNLKAGKAVGINRVFSALMPYEKGNRFQNFGRRIDKLTGIWERIKPDLILSFLGKNNVMAIQSASGLDIPVVVSVRATPSEEYPTFGLKTSMKILFRKAAGVVVQTNGAMDFFNDAIREKCRVLPNAVNEEFIDHEVVPFGERKKVIVSVGRLDENKNQKILINAFSGVIKKHPEYRLMIYGEGPTKKALVKLCGSLDMLDETGQGADGKVTFMGSVDKIADRISDAEIFVLTSRTEGMPNALIEAMSLGLACISTDCPCGGPNDLITNDENGILIPMDSDVTMATSIAHALERLIDDPGFARKLGGSALDVREKYNPDHVNEMWRQFFEELI
- the asnB gene encoding asparagine synthase (glutamine-hydrolyzing), translating into MCGICGYISRNRITEDELTAMNDTMIHRGPDDNGVELYPGKDGYVIGFAQRRLSILDLSPLGHQPMSTEDGRISVVFNGEIYNFLELKEELKGYPFKSTCDTEVILAGYLKWGAKFADHIHGMFAIALYDRETQDVYLVRDRIGKKPLYYWLDNVNLVFGSELKPIMKCPGFKPEIRKAIIPRYLYQQYINAPESIFENVYQVEPGQMIIFNNGNTTKYKYWDIKTAYKKNAANQVESYEEAKSGLKKRLQKSVADRMIADVPLGAFLSGGYDSSLITALAQENSKEPVKTFSIGFNVPEYNEAEFARKVADHLGTDHTELYIDESEMLDLVESIPAYYDEPFADESEIPTMLVCKLARQKVTVALSGDGGDEFFCGYNIYENVAQAQKLDIPGAIVNGVGQFHFGSEKLLKKMPFRVQVVADNRNPETKTQFSSPSYILSAHAFITGKEEMDERISIDRYLNGDFGKSGLYPCKYPIESSYGVSDWQIRRMLLDMDTYLPGDILVKMDRASMKYSLECRCPIMDTEVMEYSFSIPHKYKFMNGDKKHILKDIAYDYIPRELLDRPKKGFGVPMDAWLRGPLRDKLIDYSDVNFLKRQEVFNAEYTSHFIRNYLEKGDGGPATGANFSKLSWSFFNFQQWYEKYMK
- a CDS encoding glycosyltransferase, coding for MKKIAFHLNSLGQGGAERVVSNLANQFARSGYKVYIATEWFDENEFTLDARIRRIHVGLREGDEKKGRVQKFLLRVKYLEEFLDEFRPDVLVAFAHRANYRALMASKKTNTPTVISVRINPVGNYDAFSDKIQIKWLFPRAAGCVFQTDEQKAFFKPYLQDNSRVILNPINAKYHGVAHPLTPDKAVVHHARLVDFKNQLMLCDAFLKVHERHPDYVLRIYGGGSEDGTKEKLEKKIADNNAEEFIFLMGPCSHIDAEIPKGEVYAYSSDYEGFPNSLLEAMAMGMPVVSTDCPPGGPRTVIRDGENGFLVPVGDADALADRICRLIEDKEMAKRFGIEAAKVYDIANSETVYEQWKEFLEEVIPIR
- a CDS encoding glycosyltransferase, which produces MKRLLLMVPMLHQGGFERVCVATARLMQKYYRVTILIFSDKDINYDVTGLDVVNINVPATRKFGKAGKVINVLRRVRKVSSYKKSHNIDISYSFGSSANYVNVLSQYGNRAKVLTGLRCSTDMENKKEVRLFCKKADQVLSCSKEIMRELLRDYNYEKSSYIYNPLDVAMIREKAKEKKNFLAAEDIFGGGKVADNLSDDAFTMISVGRQDYIKGFWHLIKAFSIVARQYPKARLMIVGTGDFSGLKKLADDLGVGKKVFFPGLQKNPFPFVDSADLYVLSSNHEGFPNAILEAMALGKPCVAADCKTGPREILLNEKEYKELIAKRPDGSSTGKIIEGEFGIIVPDMDARTDLNASNITEGDKLLAEGILRMISDEEKMKSYGTKAYERALSYDPKKYAEDLHRILDKV
- a CDS encoding glycosyltransferase, with translation MAKPIRILHVFGTLGLGGAESRIMDLYRHIDRERVQFDFLVHANPEATGKKCPTSDELMAVREPDYFDATVKKLGGNIYAIPRFHGTNARDYRNAIRMFFMQHRGEWKMVQGHMTSTASIYLPIAKTCGIGTTIAHARSAGVDPGIKGVVTRIIRSPLAKTETCDLRFACTENAARSVFGDTMTDEGQVRIIPNAIDLRRFTYNPEIRNRIRQELGLSNAIVIGHVGRFHYAKNHEYLLKVFAEFLRILNHDDSNSFNMLHGMRIRLLMLGEGSLMDTMKQLAVDLHIEKHVIFCGNKSNANEYYQAMDYFLFPSRYEGLPGTVVEAQSAGLQCLISDSITPEVDITPLVSRMSIEEFPAVWARKILNDLMLRDYEESTAEDEELLPIGDREASSERINEMIKDAGFDVRTQAQIMQQFYLTGKFE
- a CDS encoding DUF2334 domain-containing protein — encoded protein: MKIVIRLDDISPGMDMGKFRRFKRLLDEYHIRPLIGVVPENRDPKLEAHEDEEKDNITQRNKVFDVDDKIKEKDYPFWHLVRNLQTEGWIIAMHGLHHVYTTKKGGLLPLNKQSEFAGIDPGKQSRMIAEGKEILGSHGIATDFFMAPSHSYDKNTLKALAENGFRRVTDGFGKQAYRRFDLTFYPISFRKDQVLKDESEGYTTFVIHTNTLNGDDFAYYEKVFESGKVVSWDDWLMKEPVEASELQGIKEYLMARFKYIAVHKRW